Proteins from a single region of Drosophila biarmipes strain raj3 chromosome 3R, RU_DBia_V1.1, whole genome shotgun sequence:
- the LOC122817783 gene encoding glutamate receptor ionotropic, kainate 2, whose translation MFSSYFMILWTILWTIVCLNVSGNSAQYENFGGYDNFQSFESVPIGLLTDQNTEQMNIVFDHAIEVANQEVGTALTSLKEEVNYGDAYQSYGKLCRMVETGIAGVFGPSSRHTAVHLMSICDAMDIPHIYSYMSEYAEGFNLHPHPTDLAKALYNLIMAFNWTRFIFLYESADYLNILNELTTLFGMNGPVVTVLRYDMQLNGNYKQVLRRVRKSVDNRIVVVGSSETMPEFLNQAQQVGIINEDYKYIIGNLDFHSFDLEEYKYSEANITGLRLFSPEKFAVKELLMKLGYPTDQDEFRNGSCPITVEMALTYDAVQLFAQTLKNLPFKPVPQNCSQRTESVRDDGSSFKNYMRTLRLTEHLLTGPIYFEGNVRKGYHLDVIELQPSGIVKVGTWDEHRNYTARRLASTTAIYDSLDNSLANKTFTILLSVPNKPYAQLVETYKQMEGNSQYEGYGVDLIRELADKLGFNFTFVNGGNDYGSYNKSTNESTGMLREIMIGRADLAITDLTITSEREQAIDFSIPFMNLGIAILYLKPQKAAPELFTFMDPFSEEVWWFLGFSFVGVSLSFFILGRLSPSEWDNPYPCIEEPEELENQFTIGNSIWFTTGALLQQGSEIGPKALSTRTVASVWWFFTLLVVSSYTANLAAFLTIEKPQSLINSVDDLAENKDGVVYGAKRTGSTRNFFITSEDERYKKMNKFMTENPQYLTEDNVEGVNRVKTNTHYAFLMESTSIEYNIKRECTLNKIGDALDEKGYGIAMRKNWMHREKFNRALLELQEQGVLEKMKNKWWNEVGSGICATKDETPDATPLDMNNLEGVFFVLLVGSCCALLYGIISWVLFVMKKARHYRVPLRDALKEEFQFVIDFNNYVRVLKNSASIYSRSRQSSMSVASVVQESQ comes from the exons atgtttagcagttattttatgattttgtgGACTATATTGTGGACTATTGTTTGCCTTAACGTTTCGGGTAACAGTGCTCAGTATGAGAACTTTGGTGGCTATGATAATTTCCAAAGTTTCGAAAGTGTCCCGATCG GCCTTCTCACCGACCAGAACACGGAGCAGATGAACATAGTCTTTGACCACGCCATCGAAGTGGCCAACCAGGAGGTGGGCACCGCCTTGACTTCGCTGAAGGAGGAGGTCAACTACGGGGATGCCTACCAGAGCTACGGCAAGTTGTGCAGGATGGTTGAG ACTGGCATCGCGGGGGTCTTTGGGCCCTCGTCGCGGCACACGGCCGTCCACCTGATGTCCATCTGCGATGCCATGGATATACCCCACATCTACTCCTACATGAGCGAGTACGCGGAGGGCTTCAATCTGCATCCGCATCCAACCGACCTGGCCAAGGCCCTCTACAACCTCATCATGGCCTTCAACTGGACTCGCTTCATCTTCCTCTACGAATCCG CCGATTACCTGAACATATTGAACGAGCTGACCACGTTGTTTGGCATGAATGGACCCGTGGTCACGGTGCTGCGATACGACATGCAGCTGAATGGCAACTACAAGCAGGTTCTCCGGCGGGTGCGGAAGTCCGTGGATAATCGAATCGTGGTCGTGGGTTCCAGCGAGACGATGCCAGAGTTCCTCAACCAGGCCCAGCAAGTGGGCATAATCAACGAGGACtacaagtacattattggcaACCTGGACTTTCACTCCTTTGACTTGGAGGAGTACAAGTACAGTGAGGCCAACATAACTGGGCTGCGACTGTTTTCGCCGGAGAAGTTTGCCGTCAAGGAACTGCTCATGAAGCTGGGCTACCCCACCGACCAGGATGAGTTCCGAAACG GTTCCTGTCCCATTACCGTGGAAATGGCTTTAACCTACGATGCTGTTCAGCTGTTCGCGCAGACCCTAAAGAATCTGCCCTTCAAGCCAGTGCCTCAGAACTGCTCCCAGAGAACCGAAAGTGTTCGGGATGATGGGTCCTCCTTCAAGAACTACATGCGAACG CTCCGACTCACGGAACATTTGCTCACCGGGCCCATCTACTTCGAGGGAAACGTCCGCAAGGGGTACCACCTGGATGTCATCGAGCTGCAGCCCTCGGGGATCGTAAAAGTGGGTACCTGGGACGAGCACAGGAACTACACAGCCAGGCGACTGGCATCAACCACCGCCATCTACGATAGCCTCGACAACTCGCTGGCAAACAAGACGTTCACTATCCTGCTCTCGGTGCCA AACAAACCATATGCTCAGCTGGTGGAGACCTACAAGCAGATGGAGGGCAATAGCCAGTACGAGGGCTACGGTGTGGATCTGATCAGAGAACTGGCCGATAAACTGGGCTTTAACTTTACCTTCGTCAACGGTGGCAATGATTATGGATCGTATAATAAATCCACAAATGAATCTACGGGCATGCTGAGGGAGATAATGATTGGG CGCGCTGACTTGGCTATCACGGATTTGACCATTACCTCGGAACGCGAACAGGCCATAGATTTTAGCATACCCTTCATGAATTTGG GCATTGCAATTCTCTACTTGAAGCCCCAGAAAGCCGCTCCTGAGCTCTTCACCTTCATGGATCCCTTCTCCGAGGAGGTTTGGTGGTTCCTGGGCTTCTCCTTCGTGGGCGTGTCCTTAAGCTTCTTCATTTTGGGTCGTCTGTCGCCGAGCGAGTGGGACAATCCGTATCCATGCATTGAGGAGCCAGAGGAACTGGAAAATCAATTCACTATAGGCAACTCCATTTGGTTCACAACTGGCGCCCTGCTTCAGCAGGGTTCCGAAATCGGTCCCAA AGCCTTATCCACTCGTACTGTGGCCAGTGTCTGGTGGTTTTTCACCCTACTCGTGGTGTCTTCCTACACCGCTAACTTGGCTGCCTTCTTGACCATCGAGAAGCCGCAAAGTTTGATCAACAGCGTCGACGATCTGGCAGAAAACAAGGATGGCGTGGTGTACGGAGCCAAGAGAACCGGATCCACCAGAAACTTCTTTATA ACCTCTGAGGACGAGCGCTATAAGAAGATGAACAAGTTCATGACCGAAAACCCCCAATATCTTACCGAAGACAACGTGGAGGGAGTAAATCGAGTAAAGACCAACACTCACTATGCATTTCTAATGGAGTCCACTTCGATTGAGTACAATATCAAGAGAGAGTGCACTCTTAATAAGATAGGAGATGCATTAGACGAGAAAGGCTATGGAATAGCTATGAGAAAGA ATTGGATGCATCGCGAAAAGTTCAATCGCGCCCTGCTGGAGCTGCAGGAGCAGGGAGTGCTGGAGAAGATGAAAAACAAGTGGTGGAACGAGGTGGGCTCAGGAATATGCGCTACCAAGGATGAAACTCCAGACGCCACGCCCTTGGACATGAACAACCTGGAGGGAGTGTTCTTCGTTCTCCTTGTCGGAAGTTGCTGCGCCCTGCTTTATGGCATTATTAGTTGGGTCTTGTTTGTGATGAAGAAAGCTCGACACTACCGG GTGCCGCTGCGCGACGCTCTTAAAGAGGAGTTCCAGTTCGTTATCGATTTTAATAACTATGTACGGGTGCTGAAAAACTCCGCCTCCATCTACTCCCGCAGCCGTCAATCCTCCATGTCGGTAGCTTCTGTGGTCCAGGAATCGCAATAA